One Babesia bovis T2Bo chromosome 4 map unlocalized Chr4_1, whole genome shotgun sequence genomic window carries:
- a CDS encoding KH domain family protein codes for MAAPTKKTIKRRNKRTDKVVVVKDVKDGSNDAYNFVNLRRVSVPANRLTPLRNNWEVIVRTVVEHLKLQIRMCTKNKVVEVRPGSEDTDLSSLQKAQDYLRAFMLGFELKDAEALIRLEDIFIESFDIKDVKRLNGDHLSRCIGRISGKDGKTKHAIENMTRTRIVLAQDRIHIMGSFNSIKMARHSISSLILGNQPGKVYNNLCNISKRLREKL; via the coding sequence ATGGCTGCCCCTACTAAAAAGACGATCAAGCGTCGTAACAAACGAACGGACAAGGTTGTTGTGGTGAAAGATGTGAAGGATGGTTCTAATGATGCTTACAACTTTGTGAATTTACGTCGTGTGAGTGTGCCGGCAAACAGACTTACGCCGCTTCGTAACAATTGGGAGGTTATTGTGCGTACAGTTGTAGAGCACCTCAAGTTACAGATTCGTATGTGTACTAAAAACAAGGTAGTTGAAGTGAGGCCTGGCTCTGAAGACACAGACCTATCTTCCCTTCAGAAGGCACAGGATTACCTTCGTGCTTTTATGCTTGGATTTGAGCTGAAAGATGCTGAAGCTCTTATTCGTCTCGAGGACATATTTATCGAGAGTTTTGACATAAAAGATGTTAAACGTCTCAATGGAGACCATCTATCGCGTTGTATTGGTAGAATATCAGGAAAAGACGGCAAGACTAAGCATGCCATAGAGAATATGACACGTACTCGCATTGTACTTGCACAGGATCGCATTCATATAATGGGCAGTTTCAACAGCATTAAAATGGCTCGTCATTCGATTAGCAGCCTAATATTAGGCAACCAGCCGGGAAAAGTATACAACAATTTGTGCAACATATCAAAGCGTCTTCGCGAAAAGCTTTAA
- a CDS encoding pre-mRNA cleavage complex II protein Clp1 superfamily protein — protein sequence MLALPLRTYNLSPFSELRIVTSGSYGGVSVPPTIKLLNTSVIGHGVMQNINAAAEIYGKELVPEVEYILEEGEKVAVFTWTGCSLQVKGNVEQEYEGSDHAMKEYLNVAHVLDAERELASVRRLQGPRILITGAPSSGKSTAAMILCHYAVRSGWTPIFIEADPRGSTDRRQIQFFPGVIGATVISGTTEEKPKNPLVYQYGYLNAQENDKLYLRISQVMAAMLDTMTERSSATQPQSRRSDEVTDMGKYIAASGMFVNAPHSANKDLILKLVKIYNISLVLVIDSPSVHQDLVRTYATMKDAARGSQVASVTGELLSSNVIGNLAFQEQTMIGNYMNDNDDSVCIKGDTENDDTKHPVVLAINKLEGVVPVDHERLKYLHDKCWRYYFERTNKGEMHIIRFKMDDVQLVVVESCIGLSNDALPQDEAGSLQMNETYAATWNGDAVSLTRSILGIPATSDLSLIPYSNILGFFYVRSVEALIIEPTAENGKADNEGLEDDAAIKYLVEAVCPVIYSPSSLPSHLLVPGSTRAMKWQTL from the exons ATGTTGGCATTACCTTTACGTACGTATAACCTTTCTCCCTTTAGCGAGCTTAGAATTGTGACCAGTGGTAGCTATGGAGGCGTTTCAGTACCGCCGACTATTAAG CTACTCAATACTTCCGTAATTGGACATGGAGTCATGCAAAATATTAACGCAGCAGCTGAAATTTACGGGAAGGAGCTGGTACCTGAAGTGGAATATATCCTAGAAGAAGGAGAAAAGGTAGCAGTTTTTACGTGGACTGGCTGTTCTTTGCAAGTTAAAGGAAATGTCGAGCAG GAATATGAAGGATCTGATCATGCTATGAAAGAATACCTCAATGTCGCACATGTTCTAGATGCAGAACGTGAATTGGCGTCAGTTAGACGATTACAGGGTCCTAGG ATTTTAATCACAGGAGCCCCTTCCAGCGGAAAGTCTACAGCTGCAATGATTTTATGTCATTATGCCGTCCGTAGTGGATGGACGCCCATATTTATTGAGGCAGATCCTAGAGGTTCTACTGATAGACGACAAATACAATTTTTTCCCGGAGTCATCGGGGCAACAGTTatcagtggtactactgaagAGAAGCCGAAAAATCCGCTAGTTTACCAATATGGTTATTTAAATGCACaagaaaatgataaattATACTTAAGA ATATCGCAAGTAATGGCAGCAATGCTAGACACCATGACAGAAAGATCGTCTGCAACTCAACCTCAAAGCAGGAGATCAGATGAAGTAACTGACATGGGCAAATATATCGCAGCGTCAG GAATGTTTGTTAATGCACCGCATTCAGCCAATAAAGACCTCATACTCAAGCttgttaaaatatataatatctcATTAGTGCTCGTCATTGACAGTCCTTCTGTACATCAGGATTTGGTGCGTACCTATGCAACTATGAAAGATGCAGCAAGAGGTTCCCAGGTTGCCAGTGTAACAGGAGAGTTATTATCCTCAAATGTTATCGGTAATTTGGCATTCCAGGAGCAGACTATGATTGGTAATTATATGAACGACAATGATGATTCAGTATGTATCAAAGGTGATACTGAGAATGACGATACAAAGCATCCTGTAGTATTAGCTATCAACAAGCTTGAGGGTGTGGTACCGGTTGACCATGAGAGGTTAAAATATTTGCATGATAAGTGCTGGAGGTATTATTTCGAACGAACGAACAAAGGTGAAATGCACATTATACGTTTCAAAATGGACGATGTACAACTTGTAGTGGTTGAGTCGTGCATAGGGTTGTCTAATGATGCACTACCGCAGGACGAAGCAGGGTCATTGCAAATGAATGAGACATATGCTGCTACTTGGAATGGAGATGCTGTATCGCTTACAAGATCGATTTTGGGAATCCCTGCCACCTCTGATCTTTCTCTAATACCATACTCCAATATCCTTGGATTTTTTTATGTACGATCTGTCGAG GCTTTAATAATAGAACCAACAGCAGAAAATGGAAAGGCGGATAACGAAGGCTTAGAGGATGATGCGGCTATCAAATATCTGGTTGAGGCCGTATGCCCAGTTATATATTCACCATCTTCTCTGCCGTCTCACCTATTAGTCCCAGGAAGTACAAGAGCTATGAAATGGCAAACATTATGA
- a CDS encoding Med7 superfamily domain protein: MNLQYVLYTFSERKAEYDVVRMLREQLYRRRHYIDCLKVALLDTERLLSAHLQHK; this comes from the exons ATGAATCTTCAATatgttctatatacattctcGGAGAGAAAAGCGGAGTATGATGTTGTCCGGATGTTAAG GGAACAATTATATCGCCGTCGTCATTACATCGATTGCCTGAAAGT GGCACTGCTGGACACCGAGAGGTTATTGTCAGCACATCTACAGCACAAATGA
- a CDS encoding Rad17 cell cycle checkpoint family protein: MPRGFPDDIPWRRSDVESLHRFLKSANDRVDLSDSSNELLKTSDNSSESTPAFAETSFNTKPKSSSEINYGSVSKRRDSSKSFARRDKIKVPYLSNDSPETFANICILRGQTGCGKTTAVRLLSETIGLKVIEYDPFESDVVYISDNGTHDAVAATFLRFLDTVRRKPGICVSQKNTVYNREIAKDVTSNRLKRPRLALLMPTAGSKSHSDTSSTSEPHIILLKDLPRTLITNKTDCSRRIQEITNSILDGEGTSNGITKYPMLICVNNTASDRQLLRSILPYNFKQHPRCMILQVGQITKSKLRAILYRHLDFWGRGRTRQNEMLIDFLTSASCGDMRFAIANLHFYSSVNRTSSKNTGDEMEVLSRLLLERNPSNAVFNVIGKVLVNKRIPVILDDSECDITEDNVLGPSEQGVNSLERFRHCFQLSAPLRVSDCDKEGAVLSLPDDYSDILEILPNLCANISEELLTFEVATESQGDLPPPCSEMLWENMFRSLYENHFDTQLWADMPTDVRLYGLLKPFNKSEPLSFCRWPVIQATPNVEPCRFPRSSHLPLLTRPQMYYNPDELVQNSSIDSVFLVDSLHENYSSYYESIEDCAALTAQLCAADVFASGYRHAGIIGDDLLDDVNTRFACICVRSTSHSNLGGSGVSTQFRAFTKGTWHSESKHDMNHLKDLYDQHIRDLASGNQVTSKSITSAYMCKNRAFVELIPFIYMFMYSVPGKHDADMPLFGQIDDVISQPIWERINMIMDEQPCSAPEQMKSNATMPVGMLGSITPKLKEVLSELSKHYDSNFTHVQT, from the coding sequence ATGCCAAGGGGGTTTCCCGATGACATTCCATGGCGCCGCAGCGATGTTGAGTCATTGCATCGCTTCTTAAAATCAGCCAATGATCGAGTGGATCTATCTGATTCATCTAATGAGTTATTAAAAACTAGTGATAATTCTTCTGAATCAACTCCAGCCTTTGCGGAGACATCCTTCAACACCAAGCCAAAATCATCAAGTGAAATAAATTACGGTTCTGTATCCAAACGTCGAGATTCCAGTAAATCCTTTGCCCGAAGGGATAAGATTAAAGTGCCTTATTTGTCGAATGACAGTCCAGAAACATTTGCgaatatatgtatattgcgTGGGCAAACTGGTTGTGGAAAAACAACCGCTGTACGTCTCCTATCTGAAACGATTGGCCTCAAAGTGATTGAATATGACCCATTTGAGAGCGATGTTGTCTACATATCGGATAATGGAACTCATGATGCAGTGGCTGCCACGTTCTTACGTTTTTTGGACACTGTTCGTCGTAAGCCCGGGATTTGCGTATCGCAAAAAAACACAGTTTACAATCGCGAAATAGCTAAAGATGTAACTTCAAACCGTCTTAAACGTCCACGTTTAGCGTTGTTGATGCCCACAGCTGGATCCAAATCACATTCTGACACTAGTTCAACATCGGAGCCTCACATCATACTACTAAAGGACCTTCCTCGTACTTTAATAACTAACAAAACTGATTGCTCTCGTCGAATACAAGAAATAACCAACAGCATTCTAGATGGTGAGGGCACAAGCAATGGTATTACAAAGTACCCTATGCTAATATGCGTGAACAACACTGCTAGTGATCGGCAATTGCTACGTAGCATTTTGCCATATAATTTTAAACAGCATCCGAGGTGTATGATTCTACAGGTTGGTCAAATAACCAAGAGCAAGTTGAGAGCTATATTGTATCGTCACTTGGATTTTTGGGGAAGGGGACGAACTCGGCAAAATGAGATGTTGATAGACTTTCTTACCAGTGCCAGTTGCGGAGACATGCGTTTTGCTATAGCAAATCTCCATTTTTATTCCAGCGTCAATCGCACTTCTTCAAAGAACACTGGTGATGAGATGGAAGTTCTTAGTCGTCTTTTGCTGGAGAGAAACCCTTCCAATGCTGTATTTAATGTCATAGGAAAGGTGTTAGTCAATAAACGCATTCCGGTTATTCTCGATGATAGCGAATGTGACATCACGGAAGATAACGTTTTAGGGCCTTCAGAACAAGGCGTAAATTCTTTAGAACGTTTTCGCCACTGTTTTCAGCTTTCAGCACCATTAAGGGTTAGTGATTGTGACAAGGAAGGGGCAGTTTTGTCTTTACCGGATGATTATTCAGATATTTTGGAAATTCTGCCGAATCTCTGTGCCAATATTTCTGAAGAATTGTTGACCTTTGAGGTTGCTACGGAATCTCAGGGCGATTTGCCTCCCCCGTGTAGTGAGATGCTATGGGAGAATATGTTTCGTTCGTTATACGAGAACCATTTTGACACTCAGTTATGGGCAGATATGCCTACGGATGTCAGACTTTATGGTCTATTAAAGCCATTCAACAAATCGGAACCACTATCATTTTGCCGATGGCCCGTTATTCAAGCAACACCAAATGTCGAACCTTGCAGGTTTCCGCGTTCATCACACTTGCCGTTGTTAACACGCCCTCAAATGTATTACAACCCCGACGAATTGGTTCAAAACAGTTCTATTGATAGTGTCTTTTTGGTCGACAGTCTACATGAGAACTACAGTTCGTATTATGAATCGATAGAAGATTGCGCAGCGTTGACTGCTCAGCTATGTGCGGCTGATGTGTTTGCATCTGGATATCGCCATGCTGGAATCATAGGAGACGATTTATTGGATGACGTTAATACCAGGTTTGCTTGCATATGTGTTCGATCTACAAGCCATTCTAACCTTGGAGGTTCTGGTGTTTCAACACAATTTCGCGCTTTCACGAAAGGCACATGGCATTCGGAATCAAAACATGACATGAACCATTTGAAGGATCTTTATGACCAACACATACGTGACTTGGCTTCAGGGAACCAGGTGACCTCAAAGAGCATAACTAGTGCTTACATGTGCAAAAATCGTGCATTTGTAGAGCTGATACCATTTATTTACATGTTCATGTACAGCGTCCCAGGGAAGCATGATGCTGACATGCCTTTGTTTGGTCAGATAGATGACGTTATTTCACAGCCTATATGGGAGCGAATCAATATGATTATGGATGAACAACCATGCAGTGCACCTGAGCAAATGAAGTCCAATGCCACGATGCCAGTAGGTATGCTGGGTAGCATTACGCCGAAGTTAAAGGAGGTATTGTCAGAGCTCAGTAAACATTACGACAGCAACTTCACACACGTACAGACGTAA
- a CDS encoding putative integral membrane protein, protein MAASDTAITLDDVCRFYHPNATFPCKIRALTTTGNTEGLLINGNLLDQQLSLEHLSKHEMILIISNGSHGRNVINYLYRERVFAPSDGAYSKYSGLYYICPRRVGTSEQQFTEQCKSWIPTGLSQSDRVKLHDAVKTIDVVTTEELMQTFAIFLMEIGSFQPSLNSVKDTFLEALVQNRATKVIVLFDYRFAKSNDLRKHMETVVNLVESGHVDNIDLYLSYDDSRVNEAKLSEALVEINNSFKIAFHGSEYEKELSTYIFKPFKVPSNGELISHLLGGDDFNVANFVNETLKNGSMFEYQCENAKNIEMEHGIHMLQTTMESAKQDKLQLCIEKLERDIDLLHDVSTKHVRLYRNQSITYFITSIHSLLRYMQNCAVFMIITASVFIKLLSKMNLEDSFDKVNDRNSVLRYICRLGDKYTFTQWITFYLYILIIYITIYMVGRLFGTIEKLDPEAYNKHKTAMLHMESLKSSLRRLKGLQKGVMRYDEAPTPK, encoded by the exons ATGGCGGCATCTGATACCGCAATCACGCTGGATGAT GTATGCAGGTTCTATCATCCCAATGCAACATTCCCTTGCAAGATTAGAGCTCTTACAACAACGGGAAATACTGAAGGTCTCCTTATAAATG GGAATTTATTGGATCAACAACTATCTCTTGAGCACCTATCAAAGCATGAGATGATCCTTATTATATCGAACGGCTCTCATGGACGGAATGT AATTAATTATCTATATCGCGAACGAGTATTTGCGCCATCTGATGGTGCATATAGTAAATATTCAGGACTTTATTACATATGCCCACGAAGAGTAGGCACATCGGAGCAGCAATTTACCGAGCAATGTAAATCGTGGATACCTACTGGTTTAAGTCAATCGGATAGAGTTAAATTGCATGATGCCGTGAAAACAATAGATGTGGTCACCACCGAAGAATTAATGCAAACATTTGCAATTTTTCTCATGGAGATTGGATCTTTTCAACCTAGTTTGAATTCCGTCAAAGATACATTTCTAGAAGCTTTGGTGCAAAATAGGGCAACTAAAGTTATTGTATTGTTTGACTATCGATTTGCAAAGTCAAATGATTTGCGAAAACATATGGAAACGGTAGTGAATCTTGTTGAAAGCGGGCATGTTGATAATATTGATTTGTATCTCAGCTACGATGACAGTCGAGTTAATGAGGCAAAGTTATCTGAAGCCCTTGTAGAGATAAACAATTCATTTAAAATTGCATTCCATGGAAG CGAATATGAAAAGGAGCTGTCTACCTATATTTTCAAACCATTCAAAGTACCATCCAATGGTGAATTGATATCTCACTTATTGGGTGGTGATGATTTCAATGTTGCAAACTTCGTTAACGAAACACTGAAAAACGGCTCTATGTTTGAGTACCAGTGTGAAAATGCTAAAAATATAGAGATGGAACACGGGATACATATGTTGCAAACAACAATGGAAAGTGCCAAACAAGATAAGCTTCAACTATGTATCGAAAAGCTTGAACGTGATATAGATCTTTTACACGATGTATCAACAAA GCATGTTCGACTTTACAGAAATCAATCAATCACCTATTTCATTACCTCTATTCATA GTTTGCTCCGATACATGCAAAACTGTGCCGTGTTTATGATCATAACTGCCAGTGTTTTCATCAAGCTGCTTTCAAAAATGAATCTGGAGGATTCATTCGATAA GGTAAATGACAGAAATTCCGTATTAAGATATATCTGTCGATTGGGAGATAAAT ACACTTTTACGCAATGGATAACATTTTACCTGTATATActaattatatacatcaccatCTATATGGTGGGAAGGTTGTTTGGAACCATTGAAAAGCTAGATCCTGAAgcatataataaacataag ACTGCTATGCTACATATGGAATCCCTTAAAAGTAGTCTTAGGCGTCTAAAGGGCTTACAAAAGGGCGTGATGCGGTATGATGAGGCTCCTACACCCAAATAA
- a CDS encoding putative translation initiation factor 5A, which produces MIDETFEGTDAGASHTIPVAAGSIKMNGFVMIKGKPCKVVEYSTSKTGKHGHAKANITGIDIFTGKKYEDVCPTSHNMEVPHVKRTELQLISVDDDGFVSLLNPDGTCKDDLQLPRDNDGGFDEVSKQIQSLVAAGKEVLVTVLSAVGQEKIIQCKELT; this is translated from the coding sequence ATGATTGACGAGACATTTGAAGGTACTGACGCTGGTGCGTCCCACACCATCCCTGTTGCTGCCGGTTCTATCAAGATGAACGGTTTCGTTATGATCAAGGGCAAGCCTTGCAAGGTCGTTGAGTACTCCACTTCCAAGACTGGTAAGCACGGTCACGCCAAGGCAAACATTACtggtattgatatatttacCGGTAAGAAGTACGAAGATGTATGCCCTACCTCTCACAACATGGAGGTCCCTCATGTCAAACGTACTGAACTTCAGTTGATCAGTGTTGATGACGACGGCTTTGTGTCGCTGTTGAATCCTGATGGTACCTGCAAAGATGATCTTCAGCTTCCTCGTGACAATGACGGTGGTTTTGATGAAGTATCTAAGCAGATTCAATCTCTTGTCGCTGCTGGTAAGGAGGTTTTGGTTACGGTGCTATCCGCTGTTGGTCAAGAGAAGATTATCCAGTGCAAGGAATTGACCTAA
- a CDS encoding Sec61beta family protein, whose translation MTERTPAQSTMIGGQRMAPRKRAHSETNTAGTRTNLPPNSGFQHYYGFATSSIQLGPQAVLLLAVCYMGAVVVMHIVSRIKMSI comes from the exons atg ACGGAACGAACACCTGCTCAGTCTACTATGATCGGAGGCCAGCGTATGGCACCAAG GAAACGCGCACATTCCGAGACCAATACCGCTGGAACTAGAACTAACCTACCACCAAACTCTGGGTTCCAACACTATTACGGATTTGCCACATCGTCAATTCAATT AGGCCCACAAGCTGTACTGCTTCTCGCTGTATGCTACATGGGAGCCGTTGTGGTAATGCACATAGTTTCAAGAATTAAGATGTCTATTTAA
- a CDS encoding Cytochrome c/c1 heme lyase family protein — translation MAKMGTAGQILPPSCPVESQYSDEKLRTKSNCGSAQTEASTIPIISASDLKVLSSTRIQSNIPGKEYNWIYPSERQFFRSSLAKGHQVEAKVIPTVVKIHNAINEKAWERIIEYEDLHAEHCEKPVLAHFIGKKDELSMRARLKHFMGYKLPYDRHDWTVDRCGKQVRYIIDFYEGKAPNNEPVAVYMDVRPALTLEGIIDRARLWFKKKWN, via the exons ATGGCAAAAATGGGCACAGCTGGACAGATATTGCCACCTTCATGCCCAGTGGAATCCCAATACAGTGATGAAAAGCTACGAACTAAATCGAACTGCGGGTCTGCTCAAACAGAAGCTAGCACAATACCAATTATATCGGCAAGTGATCTAAAGGTGTTGAGTTCAACGCGAATTCAATCTAATATTCCAGGAAAAGAATATAATTGGATTTATCCATCAGAACGCCAATTCTTCAGATCAAGTCTTGCAAAAG GTCATCAAGTGGAAGCAAAAGTCATCCCTACTGTAGTTAAAATACATAATGCAATAAATGAAAAGGCGTGGGAACGGATCATAGAATATGAAGATCTGCACGCTGAGCATTGCGAAAAACCTGTGCTGGCACATTTCATAGGTAAAAAAGATGAACTTTCAATGAGAGCTAGACTGAAGCACTTCATGGGATACAAGCTCCCGTATGACAGGCATGATTGGACGGTAGATAGATGTGGTAAACAAGTAAG ATATATCATTGATTTTTATGAAGGCAAAGCACCTAACAATGAACCTGTAGCAGTGTATATGGATGTTAGACCTGCATTAACTTTGGAAGGCATTATAGACAGAGCACGTCTATGGTTTAAAAAGAAATGGAATTGA
- a CDS encoding Ribosomal protein L4/L1 family protein, whose amino-acid sequence MLLRRSFGYVIQQHYRIVRQTESSTLAPISTVPDANLSSSIHSPTIIRRPGEIIDVPTLIRGHWSYPAVGFNSILELPLYIFEGDNGFPTPRRTHQVPNDIFGLPLRPDILHRCYMFYRRAKAGYSEDMQLYKWEWPGSTRKWRKQQKTGKARIGWKKSPGKYLGVFAHPIRPGDQRTKLPRRVLWTGLKIMLSAKFAQSQINLVDSFLMKSHKTKYAVCNLRRILGNNCNSALLVFCGNSDSNENFRWATANIPAVRLETVEGLNVYNLLKYRQLVITEMALKKLIHLIHEYPRKMNWLPRFATPNNTPAPIPQKVDGWNQAWIDNKIAKNMASRTREQWLEDVKKWKWSTSIKGAIKVHRNDPLEAFRLIHISHNVNQEAKIRYRYLYDSVSDPMESLDIEDANDGLNDDAQQHTVTWPENDILQT is encoded by the exons ATGTTGCTCAGAAGATCATTTGGTTATGTGATACAGCAACATTATCGTATCGTTAGACAAACTGAATCATCAACGTTAGCACCTATTTCGACTGTGCCAGATGCTAACTTATCATCTTCAATACACAGCCCTACTATAATACGGAGACCTGGAGAAATTATAGATGTGCCAACGTTAATACGAGGGCACTGGTCTTACCCAG CTGTCGGATTTAATAGCATTCTAGAACTTCctctttatatatttgagGGTGATAACGGGTTTCCGACTCCAAGGAGAACCCATCAAGTACCCAATGATATTTTTGGATTACCTTTAAGGCCGGATATTTTGCACCGTTGTTATATGTTCTATAGAAGAGCCAAAGCTGGATATAGTGAGGATATGCAATTGTACAAATGGGAATGGCCTGGAAGTACACGAAAATGGCGCAAACAACAAAAGACAGGGAAGGCTCGTATCGGATGGAAGAAATCTCCAGGGAAATATTTAGGGGTATTCGCACATCCAATCAGACCAGGAGACCAACGGACCAAACTTCCACGTAGAG TGCTATGGACTGGCCTCAAAATAATGCTTTCTGCGAAGTTTGCGCAGTCTCAGATAAACCTGGTCGATTCCTTCCTAATGAAGTCTcacaaaacaaaatatgCTGTATGCAACTTGAGAAGAATTTTGG GTAATAATTGTAACTCAGCATTGCTTGTTTTTTGTGGTAACTCGGATTCTAACGAAAACTTCCGTTGGGCCACGGCTAACATTCCGGCTGTAAGATTGGAGACAGTAGAG GGTTTAAACGTATATAATTTGCTGAAATACAGGCAACTGGTAATAACTGAAATGGCTTTAAAAAAACTCATTCACTTGATTCATGAATATCCACGTAAGATGAATTGGCTTCCGAG ATTTGCTACTCCGAATAATACACCTGCTCCAATACCTCAGAAAGTAGACGGGTGGAATCAAGCGTGGATTGACAAcaaaatcgcaaaaaaTATGGCATCAAGAACAAGA GAACAATGGTTAGAAGATGTGAAAAAATGGAAATGGTCTACGTCGATTAAAGGTGCTATAAAGGTCCATAGAAATGATCCTCTGGAGGCTTTTAGACTTATTCACATTTCGCACAACGTAAATCAAGAAGCTAAAATACGATATAGATACCTTTATGATTCCGTCTCCGATCCTATGGAATCATTAGACATAGAAGATGCCAATGATGGTTTGAATGATGACGCTCAACAACATACTGTTACATGGCCAGAAAATGACATTTTACAAACATAG
- a CDS encoding Casein kinase II regulatory subunit family protein, with translation MIDSSFLNEVEQSSDDLESSEDQQCEIPWIEWYCSLKGHEFYVQVDADYIRDEFNLVGLQQQVSYYSHAIRMILDNYDDFDYDCYEENDGDTYGPCSERAKQRIINTSSQLLYGLIHSRFIITSKGMALMLQKYKEKVFGTCPNFSCENTAVLPIGITDAPAYHNTKIFCPRCNEVYHPPKNSRLSLIDGAYFGTTFAHLFLMVHDTLVTRGPTYYYVPQIYGFKVSSAIKNNKEHEDANHQ, from the exons ATGATTGATTCTTCTTTTTTAAATGAGGTCGAGCAGTCTTCGGATGACTTGGAGTCGTCAGAGGATCAGCAATGCGAG ATACCATGGATCGAGTGGTATTGTAGTTTAAAAGGTCACGAGTTTTATGTTCAAGTTGACGCCGATTATATCCGTGACGAATTTAACCTTGTTG GCTTACAACAACAAGTGTCATATTATAGTCATGCTATCCGAATGATTTTGGATAATTATGATGACTTTGATTATGACTGCTATGAGGAAAACGACGGCGACACTTATGGCCCATGTTCAGAACGTGCTAAGCAACGTATTATAAATACATCATCGCAACTGTTGTACGGTCTTATACACAGCCGGTTCATAATAACATCCAAAGGTATGGCGCTAATGCTACAGAAATATAAGGAGAAAGTATTTGGCACTTGTCCGAATTTTAGTTGTGAGAACACAGCAGTTTTGCCAATTGGGATCACGGATGCACCCGCCTATcataatacaaaaatatTTTGCCCTAGGTGCAATGAGGTGTATCATCCTCCGAAAAACAGTCGCCTGTCGTTGATAGATGGTGCATACTTTGGCACGACCTTTGCCCATTTGTTTTTGATGGTACATGATACACTCGTAACTCGAGGGCCTACTTATTATTATGTACCGCAGATTTACGGTTTTAAGGTAAGCTCTGCtattaaaaataacaaGGAGCATGAAGATGCTAATCATCAATAA
- a CDS encoding MED7 family protein, translated as MEEFTSGYPLPPFFYKNYSFRNKNVTSSKVCMPTTSLTSNESSEDILCIIDTVSGPRYPSPPNSPWYSFGVEEKLEFELHELDSETIINIPKKDNDLKKHFQILYGDFMDCFMHYLRHLKEVDNDSVSDIKKLIKLYMNLQYVLYTFSERKAEYDVVRMLREQLYRRRHYIDCLKVALLDTERLLSAHLQHK; from the exons ATGGAGGAGTTTACATCAGGATATCCTCTACCTCCTTTTTTCTACAAAAACTATTCTTTTAGAAACAAAAATGTGACAAGCTCCAAAGTGTGTATGCCTACAACTTCATTAACATCTAACGAAAGCTCGGAAGATATTTTATGCATTATAGATACTGTATCGGGACCAAGATATCCTTCACCTCCAAACTCACCATGGTATAGTTTTGGAGTTGAAGAGAAG CTAGAGTTTGAACTCCACGAATTAGATTCAGAAACGATTATTAATATACCGAAGAAAGATAATGACCTCAAGAAGCATTTTCAAATACTATATGGTGACTTTATGGACTGTTTCATGCATTATTTGCGGCATTTAAAAGAG GTAGATAATGATTCTGTGTCTGACATTAAAAAGCTTATTAAA CTGTACATGAATCTTCAATatgttctatatacattctcGGAGAGAAAAGCGGAGTATGATGTTGTCCGGATGTTAAG GGAACAATTATATCGCCGTCGTCATTACATCGATTGCCTGAAAGT GGCACTGCTGGACACCGAGAGGTTATTGTCAGCACATCTACAGCACAAATGA
- a CDS encoding putative mitochondrial transport complex Tim10 yields the protein MDSTADPVNVAVAELVGMADMLRRIRESCWTKCIAGVKDSRMDAGEQSCVDRCVNKFLDVHQMVGNRLQEASKNGQL from the exons ATGGATTCTACCGCGGATCCTGTAAATGTAGCTGTAGCCGAGCTGGTCGGTATGGCCGATATGCTTCGAAG AATCAGAGAATCTTGCTGGACTAAATGCATTGCCGGAGTAAAGGACTCGCGTATGGACGCTGGCGAGCAGAGCTGTGTTGACCGTTGCGTAAATAAA TTTCTGGACGTTCACCAAATGGTTGGAAATCGTCTACAGGAGGCATCTAAAAATGGACAACTTTAA